A region from the Paraburkholderia flagellata genome encodes:
- a CDS encoding alpha-keto acid decarboxylase family protein — translation METTQQTGSTQRMTIGDFLLRRLEEAGIRHLFGVPGDYNLTLLQQLHDSGALEWVGNTGELVSSYAADGYARLNGLGALLVTNGVGALSALNGVAGSYAEHVPTICICGSIPLRSIDRGLGMHHTMGDGNFDHFLRAYAPVTAAQVRITPRNAAIEIDRLILTAWREKLPVYMELPSDIAYLEIEVPTAPLVLADPPSDPERLRSCIAAVAKRLSAATSPAILVDADADRFGVAPALMDLAQKMQAPVAVINAAKSVIDESFAHYIGIYAGRGSEPGVRETIESNDCVLAIGYRPIEVTTGDFTATLPAGTIHARGHAVDIGDDNYQAVTLGEVLRGVIEAVPQVTNRAPRPVATAVPVAQVDSSATLTQAAYWQAIQGYLRSGDVVYVDNGTSFSILGLRLPPGCTFIGSINWGSIGFSVGALLGALTAAPDRRHVLLVGDGSFQVTAQELSTILRHDHKPVILLINNGGYTIERGYLGKSEPYNDIANWAYADLPKVLHPGATVRSFVVRTCGDLQNALGAPNDRLLFVESIMDPCDAPAAITRSSNLGAELDYGPRGPQHRDNVQLRHDTL, via the coding sequence ATGGAAACCACGCAGCAGACAGGCAGCACCCAACGAATGACGATCGGCGACTTCCTGCTTCGCCGTCTTGAGGAAGCCGGCATCCGGCATCTGTTCGGCGTTCCCGGCGACTACAACCTCACGCTGTTGCAGCAACTCCACGACAGCGGCGCGCTGGAATGGGTTGGCAACACGGGTGAACTGGTCTCCTCCTACGCGGCGGACGGCTATGCCCGGTTGAATGGGCTTGGCGCCCTGCTTGTCACGAACGGAGTCGGTGCCCTGAGTGCGCTTAACGGTGTCGCCGGCTCCTACGCCGAGCATGTCCCGACCATTTGTATCTGCGGTTCGATACCGCTCAGGTCCATTGATCGCGGCCTGGGCATGCACCACACCATGGGCGACGGCAACTTTGACCACTTCCTTCGTGCCTACGCGCCGGTGACTGCCGCGCAGGTCAGGATCACCCCGCGCAACGCGGCCATTGAGATCGACCGCCTGATCCTCACCGCCTGGCGCGAGAAGCTACCCGTGTATATGGAACTGCCGTCCGACATCGCTTATCTCGAGATCGAGGTGCCCACCGCGCCGCTCGTCCTTGCCGATCCGCCCAGCGACCCGGAGCGGCTGCGCTCGTGCATCGCCGCGGTCGCGAAACGGCTGTCCGCCGCTACTTCACCGGCGATCCTGGTGGATGCGGACGCGGACCGGTTCGGCGTCGCCCCCGCGCTCATGGATCTGGCCCAGAAGATGCAAGCTCCGGTGGCTGTGATCAATGCGGCCAAAAGCGTGATCGACGAGTCGTTCGCGCATTACATTGGCATTTACGCGGGCAGGGGCAGTGAGCCGGGGGTACGTGAAACGATCGAGAGCAATGACTGCGTGCTCGCCATTGGCTACCGGCCGATCGAGGTGACCACGGGTGACTTCACGGCAACGTTGCCTGCCGGCACGATCCACGCCCGCGGGCACGCAGTGGACATCGGCGACGATAACTATCAGGCGGTGACACTCGGGGAAGTGCTGCGCGGCGTCATCGAAGCGGTCCCGCAGGTTACGAACCGCGCTCCGCGGCCTGTGGCCACCGCAGTGCCGGTCGCGCAGGTCGACAGTTCGGCCACGCTGACGCAGGCTGCCTACTGGCAGGCTATCCAGGGCTACCTGCGCTCCGGTGACGTCGTGTATGTCGACAACGGCACATCATTTTCCATTCTCGGCCTGAGGCTCCCGCCAGGATGCACCTTCATCGGGTCGATCAACTGGGGATCCATCGGCTTTTCGGTCGGAGCGCTCCTTGGCGCGCTGACCGCGGCGCCAGACCGTCGCCACGTGCTGCTCGTGGGCGACGGCTCCTTCCAGGTCACGGCGCAGGAGCTGTCGACCATTCTGCGTCACGACCACAAGCCGGTGATCTTGTTGATCAACAACGGCGGATACACCATCGAACGCGGCTACCTCGGCAAGTCCGAACCCTACAACGACATCGCGAACTGGGCTTATGCGGATCTGCCGAAAGTGCTCCATCCTGGCGCCACGGTGCGGTCGTTCGTGGTCAGGACCTGCGGCGATCTGCAAAATGCCCTTGGCGCACCTAACGACAGGCTGCTGTTCGTCGAGTCGATCATGGACCCGTGCGACGCTCCAGCCGCGATCACCCGAAGCAGCAATCTTGGGGCCGAGCTCGACTACGGGCCTCGCGGGCCGCAGCACCGCGATAACGTGCAGCTCCGGCACGACACGTTGTAG